The following are from one region of the Epinephelus fuscoguttatus linkage group LG11, E.fuscoguttatus.final_Chr_v1 genome:
- the psmc6 gene encoding 26S proteasome regulatory subunit 10B, translated as MLQFPSIQWGIMADSREKALQDYRKKLLEHKEIDGRLKELREQLREQTKQYEKSENDLKALQSVGQIVGEVLKQLTEEKFIVKATNGPRYVVGCRRQLDKSQLKPGTRVALDMTTLTIMRYLPREVDPLVYNMSHEDPGSVSYSEIGGLSEQIRELREVIELPLTNPELFQRVGIIPPKGCLLYGPPGTGKTLLARAVASQLDCNFLKVVSSSIVDKYIGESARLIREMFNYARDHQPCIIFMDEIDAIGGRRFSEGTSADREIQRTLMELLNQMDGFDTLHRVKMIMATNRPDTLDPALLRPGRLDRKIHIELPNEQARLDILKIHSSPITKHGEIDFEAIVKLSDGFNGADLRNVCTEAGLFAIRSDREYVTQEDFMKAVRKVADSKKLESKLDYKPV; from the exons ATGCTGCAGTTTCCCAGCATTCAGTGGGGTATCATGGCGGACTCTAGGGAGAAAGCGCTGCAGGACTACAGGAAAAAATTACTCGAACACAAAGAAATTGACGGGCGGTTAAAAGAAC tGAGAGAACAGCTGAgagaacaaaccaaacagtaCGAAAAATCAGAAAATGACCTAAAGGCTCTGCAAAGTGTTGGTCAG ATTGTTGGAGAAGTGCTCAAACAGctgactgaggagaaat TCATTGTCAAGGCCACCAATGGTCCCAGATATGTGGTAGGATGCCGCAGACAG CTGGACAAGTCCCAGCTGAAGCCAGGCACAAGAGTGGCTTTGGACATGACCACACTCACTATAATGAG GTACCTGCCCAGAGAGGTGGACCCTCTGGTGTACAACATGTCCCATGAGGACCCTGGTAGTGTATCCTACTCTGAGATTGGGGGCTTATCTGAACAGATCCGTGAGCTGAGAGAG GTGATTGAGCTGCCTCTGACCAACCCTGAGCTCTTTCAGAGAGTGGGGATCATCCCCCCTAAAGGctgcctgctctatgggcctcCAG GTACTGGGAAGACTCTTCTTGCCAGAGCAGTAGCCAGTCAGCTAGACTGTAACTTCCTGAAG gtgGTGTCCAGCTCCATTGTGGACAAATACATCGGTGAGAGTGCCAGGCTCATCAGAGAGATGTTCAACTATGCCAGGGACCACCAGCCTTGCATCATCTTTATGGATGAGATTGATGCCATTG GCGGCCGTCGTTTCTCTGAGGGAACATCTGCTGATAGAGAGATCCAGAGGACTTTGATGGAG CTGCTGAACCAGATGGACGGCTTTGACACTCTGCACAGAGTCAAGATGATCATGGCCACCAACAGACCAGACACACTGGACCCTGCCCTCCTGCGGCCCGGCAGACTGGACCGTAAAATCC ACATCGAACTGCCCAATGAACAGGCTCGTCTGGACATCCTCAAGATCCACTCCAGTCCCATCACCAAGCACGGAGAAATAG ATTTTGAAGCCATTGTGAAGCTGTCAGACGGTTTCAACGGAGCTGATCTGAGAAACGTGTGCACAGAAGCAG GTCTGTTTGCCATCCGCTCTGACCGTGAGTATGTCACTCAGGAAGACTTCATGAAAGCAGTGCGGAAGGTGGCAGATTCAAAGAAGCTGGAGTCCAAGCTGGACTACAAGCCTGTATAA